In Drosophila santomea strain STO CAGO 1482 chromosome 3L, Prin_Dsan_1.1, whole genome shotgun sequence, a single window of DNA contains:
- the LOC120450226 gene encoding uncharacterized protein LOC120450226, with product MLDNLVEFASYWWFRYLMVTELYMVEKWERITIHVIFMVLFCVFWYFNYSVLLSLAGLIGPTSASMADIIPGVQGQGLKVT from the exons ATGCTTGACAACCTCGTGGAATTCGCCAGTTACTGGTGGTTTCGATACCTCATG GTCACCGAGCTGTACATGGTGGAAAAGTGGGAGCGGATAACGATAC ACGTCATTTTCATGGTGCTCTTCTGCGTTTTCTGGTACTTCAACTACTCCGTGCTGCTCTCCCTGGCCGGATTAATTGGCCCGACCAGTGCCTCAATGGCGGATATTATTCCGGGAGTTCAAGGACAGGGCCTCAAGGTCACCTAA
- the LOC120449112 gene encoding TOM1-like protein 2 isoform X2 yields MASFFNVGALGNVFSTAVGQRIEAATDANLASENWAANMEICDMINESSDTARDAMRAIRKRLSQNAGKNNQVVMYTLTVLETCVKNCGKAFHVLVAQKDFINELVKLIGPKNDPPAAMQEKVLSLIQIWADAFKNQPDLNGVTQMYMELKNKGIEFPANDLDAMAPIYTPQRSVPEMPPQMVAAQQHTISPQHMAAAAAAAAAAAAPPSTGPLHLTPEQAAKLRSELEIVSNNMSILSEMLSVLKPGQESPDDYALLNELTSTCKEMQSRIVDLIGRVQDDELTAEFLRINDELNNVFLRHQRYEKTRSQGQGAGVTSPSAVLGAAMGLPGVGAAGAGATTVATLPPPPTTTAVSNTPQSDQLLIDLIESSEEAQLPQSLGGLSLGAGAPIGVQRGARPADEFDMLAQSRTDGNHKSDLLRDIPSVDAAAGSVTATASPYKPPNQPQQAQRSAGDPPVVSKSTKENEIDEMEAWLGSSHIEGIEELTSSEFDKFLEERAAAAENLPTISASNSAASATTGSAGADSLRKTPKKPGAEEDLLAL; encoded by the exons ATGGCTTCATTTTTCAACGTTGGCGCCTTGGGAAATGTTTTCTCCACTGCAGTTGGCCAGCGCATAG AGGCCGCCACCGATGCCAACCTGGCGTCGGAGAACTGGGCCGCCAACATGGAGATCTGCGACATGATCAACGAATCCTCGGACACCGCCCGCGATGCCATGCGCGCCATTCGCAAGCGCCTCTCCCAGAATGCCGGCAAGAACAACCAGGTGGTGATGTACACGCTGACCGTCCTGGAGACGTGCGTGAAGAACTGCGGCAAGGCCTTCCATGTCCTGGTGGCCCAAAAGGACTTCATCAACGAGCTGGTCAAGCTGATTGGGCCCAAGAACGATCCGCCAGCTGCCATGCAGGAGAAGGTTCTCAGTCTGATACAGATCTGGGCGGATGCGTTCAAGAACCAACCAGATCTCAATGGCGTCACTCAGATGTACATGGAACTGAAAAACAAGGGCATTGAGTTTCCAGCCAACGACTTGGATGCCATGGCACCTATTTACACACCTCAGAGG AGCGTTCCCGAGATGCCTCCTCAAATGGTGGCCGCTCAGCAGCACACAATCTCGCCTCAACACatggctgccgctgccgccgccgctgctgcagcagcagctccacccAGCACAGGTCCTTTGCATTTGACTCCCGAGCAAGCGGCTAAGCTGCGTTCCGAACTGGAGATAGTTAGCAACAATATGTCCATCCTGAGCGAGATGCTCAGTGTTCTGAAGCCCGGCCAAGAGTCGCCCGATGACTATGCCCTGCTCAACGAGCTCACCTCTACCTGCAAGGAGATGCAGTCTCGCATTGTGGATCTGATTGGACGTGTCCAGGACGACGAGCTCACCGCGGAGTTCCTGCGCATCAATGACGAGCTGAACAATGTGTTTTTGCGCCACCAGCGTTATGAGAAAACGCGCTCGCAAGGCCAGGGAGCTGGTGTTACCTCGCCGTCGGCGGTGCTGGGCGCAGCCATGGGCCTGCCCGGTGTGGGtgcagctggagcaggagccaCCACGGTGGCCACGCTACCACCGCCGCCCACAACTACCGCCGTGAGCAATACGCCGCAAAGTGACCAACTGCTAATCGATCTAATTGAAAGCAGCGAGGAAGCCCAACTGCCACAGAGCTTGGGAGGACTCAGCCTGGGCGCAGGAGCACCCATTGGGGTGCAGAGGGGGGCACGACCTGCCGATGAATTCGATATGCTGGCACAGTCGCGCACCGATGGAAACCA TAAATCGGACTTGCTAAGGGACATTCCCTCCGTGGACGCTGCTGCTGGGAGTGTGACTGCCACCGCCTCGCCTTATAAACCGCCGAATCAACCGCAACAGGCACAGCGCTCAGCCGGCGATCCGCCGGTGGTAAGTAAA TCGACGAAAGAGAATGAGATCGACGAGATGGAAGCGTGGTTGGGCAGCTCA CACATCGAGGGAATTGAGGAACTGACCAGCTCCGAGTTTGACAAATTCCTAGAGGAGCgagccgccgccgccgaaaATCTTCCAACGATCAGTGCATCGAACTCCGCCGCCAGTGCCACGACAGGATCGGCAGGAGCCGACAGCTTACGAAAGACACCAAAGAAACCGGGCGCCGAGGAGGATCTGCTCGCGCTCTGA
- the LOC120447532 gene encoding nuclear transcription factor Y subunit alpha, whose translation MENHFSATSRPSATPRMCTTASAVGAATAAASNNNNNSSSTNNNNATTGNNLNVNTAAGGSTNAAATAQPIQVIPMPMLPTGAAQIIIGQQPQGQAAATGLQPQLIPLQANQIMLQAAQQQPQMQVMQLPDGQTIFYQTPTIAALDPNAAVNAAAAMAAQPTPHYLNINGQLVQINPAPSANQAAPTAGQQIIMVPQTAMAAVNAAAANAGVGTGVGTVVAQQQQQQHQQQVQSQTQNQQQQQQQTAAAVAASAAANNISADVSTSTTGTNTNSEDESSKGEADEEPLYVNAKQYKRILIRRQARAKLESRIPKERCKYLHESRHRHAMNRARGEGGRFHSAQEKGDHDSSGPEGSSMPMTPSGGVTLSRGTARAPPKLIAPHQTPSITITAIKSE comes from the coding sequence ATGGAAAACCATTTCAGCGCCACCAGCCGCCCCTCAGCCACGCCCAGAATGTgcaccaccgcctccgccgtcggtgccgccaccgccgccgcctccaacaacaacaacaatagcagcagcactaacaacaacaatgcaacAACCGGCAACAATTTGAACGTAAACACTGCAGCCGGAGGATCCACAAATGCCGCCGCAACGGCCCAACCCATCCAAGTGATACCCATGCCCATGCTGCCCACCGGAGCGGCCCAAATCATAATTGGCCAGCAGCCACAGGGTCAGGCGGCGGCGACGGGCCTGCAGCCTCAATTGATACCGCTGCAGGCCAACCAGATAATGCTGCAGGctgcgcagcagcagccacagatGCAGGTGATGCAGCTGCCCGATGGCCAGACCATATTCTATCAGACGCCCACCATTGCCGCCTTGGATCCGAATGCAGCGGTCAACGCTGCAGCCGCCATGGCTGCCCAGCCGACGCCCCACTACCTCAACATTAACGGGCAGCTGGTGCAAATCAATCCGGCACCCAGCGCCAATCAGGCGGCACCCACAGCTGGGCAACAGATCATCATGGTGCCGCAGACAGCGATGGCAGCGGTAAATGCAGCGGCCGCCAATGCCGGAGTAGGCACCGGAGTGGGCACAGTGGTtgcccaacagcagcagcaacagcatcagcagcaagtGCAATCCCAGACCcaaaaccagcagcagcagcaacagcagacggcggcggcggtggcagccAGTGCTGCAGCCAATAATATAAGCGCCGATGTTAGCACAAGTACCACTGGCACGAATACGAACAGCGAGGACGAGAGCTCCAAGGGCGAGGCGGATGAGGAGCCGCTCTATGTGAATGCCAAGCAGTACAAACGTATCCTCATTCGGCGGCAGGCCAGAGCCAAGCTGGAGTCGCGCATACCCAAGGAGCGCTGCAAGTATCTGCACGAATCTCGCCATCGCCACGCCATGAATCGAGCACGTGGCGAGGGTGGTCGCTTCCATTCGGCGCAGGAGAAGGGCGATCATGACTCGTCCGGGCCGGAAGGCAGCAGCATGCCCATGACGCCCAGTGGCGGCGTCACCCTCAGCCGAGGCACGGCCCGCGCTCCACCGAAACTGATCGCGCCACATCAAACGCCAAGCATTACCATAACGGCGATCAAATCGGAATAG
- the LOC120449113 gene encoding uncharacterized protein LOC120449113 — translation MSTFVVKLLQRSPLSHSQIDVKPFIYVRSKWMDDDVEFDFLSTSDNQIYRSSLKYDELRTGASELEQPYDAFFAECKMAVTTHMGLRGFDYEICLEDAEKPAFKVYKCEGYETLYLDVPLRKVSNCYQLLDAAIEAGQQKPQANESDAQNTTSLAEYEKYVRDSKLKEEELLKKFLLLLNSKKAHIRELESQLEERSRKGSSEKNNRRISSDEEDEVYGAATQAMNIDDGDDDSN, via the coding sequence ATGTCCACCTTCGTGGTTAAACTACTTCAACGCTCTCCGCTCTCACATAGTCAAATAGACGTAAAGCCTTTTATTTATGTCCGTAGCAAATGGATGGACGACGACGTAGAGTTCGACTTCCTATCCACCTCTGACAATCAAATCTACCGGTCAAGTCTTAAATACGATGAGCTGCGGACTGGAGCCAGCGAATTGGAGCAGCCCTATGATGCCTTCTTTGCAGAGTGCAAAATGGCAGTAACCACGCACATGGGACTCCGAGGATTCGATTATGAAATATGCTTGGAGGATGCCGAGAAACCAGCCTTCAAAGTGTACAAATGCGAGGGATACGAGACGCTCTATTTGGATGTTCCGCTGAGAAAAGTGTCCAACTGCTACCAGCTGCTGGATGCAGCCATCGAAGCTGGTCAGCAGAAGCCTCAAGCCAATGAATCCGACGCCCAGAACACCACATCCCTAGCTGAATACGAAAAGTATGTGAGGGACAGCAAGCTGAAGGAGGAGGAACTTCTCAAGAAGTTCCTGCTGCTTTTGAACAGCAAGAAGGCCCACATCAGGGAATTGGAGAGTCAGTTGGAAGAGCGTTCCAGGAAGGGCTCAAGCGAAAAGAACAATCGAAGGATTTCTTCTGATGAAGAGGACGAAGTCTACGGAGCAGCCACTCAAGCCATGAATATAGACGATGGTGATGATGACTCGAATTAA
- the LOC120449112 gene encoding TOM1-like protein 2 isoform X1, translating into MASFFNVGALGNVFSTAVGQRIEAATDANLASENWAANMEICDMINESSDTARDAMRAIRKRLSQNAGKNNQVVMYTLTVLETCVKNCGKAFHVLVAQKDFINELVKLIGPKNDPPAAMQEKVLSLIQIWADAFKNQPDLNGVTQMYMELKNKGIEFPANDLDAMAPIYTPQRSVPEMPPQMVAAQQHTISPQHMAAAAAAAAAAAAPPSTGPLHLTPEQAAKLRSELEIVSNNMSILSEMLSVLKPGQESPDDYALLNELTSTCKEMQSRIVDLIGRVQDDELTAEFLRINDELNNVFLRHQRYEKTRSQGQGAGVTSPSAVLGAAMGLPGVGAAGAGATTVATLPPPPTTTAVSNTPQSDQLLIDLIESSEEAQLPQSLGGLSLGAGAPIGVQRGARPADEFDMLAQSRTDGNHKSDLLRDIPSVDAAAGSVTATASPYKPPNQPQQAQRSAGDPPVVSKHIEGIEELTSSEFDKFLEERAAAAENLPTISASNSAASATTGSAGADSLRKTPKKPGAEEDLLAL; encoded by the exons ATGGCTTCATTTTTCAACGTTGGCGCCTTGGGAAATGTTTTCTCCACTGCAGTTGGCCAGCGCATAG AGGCCGCCACCGATGCCAACCTGGCGTCGGAGAACTGGGCCGCCAACATGGAGATCTGCGACATGATCAACGAATCCTCGGACACCGCCCGCGATGCCATGCGCGCCATTCGCAAGCGCCTCTCCCAGAATGCCGGCAAGAACAACCAGGTGGTGATGTACACGCTGACCGTCCTGGAGACGTGCGTGAAGAACTGCGGCAAGGCCTTCCATGTCCTGGTGGCCCAAAAGGACTTCATCAACGAGCTGGTCAAGCTGATTGGGCCCAAGAACGATCCGCCAGCTGCCATGCAGGAGAAGGTTCTCAGTCTGATACAGATCTGGGCGGATGCGTTCAAGAACCAACCAGATCTCAATGGCGTCACTCAGATGTACATGGAACTGAAAAACAAGGGCATTGAGTTTCCAGCCAACGACTTGGATGCCATGGCACCTATTTACACACCTCAGAGG AGCGTTCCCGAGATGCCTCCTCAAATGGTGGCCGCTCAGCAGCACACAATCTCGCCTCAACACatggctgccgctgccgccgccgctgctgcagcagcagctccacccAGCACAGGTCCTTTGCATTTGACTCCCGAGCAAGCGGCTAAGCTGCGTTCCGAACTGGAGATAGTTAGCAACAATATGTCCATCCTGAGCGAGATGCTCAGTGTTCTGAAGCCCGGCCAAGAGTCGCCCGATGACTATGCCCTGCTCAACGAGCTCACCTCTACCTGCAAGGAGATGCAGTCTCGCATTGTGGATCTGATTGGACGTGTCCAGGACGACGAGCTCACCGCGGAGTTCCTGCGCATCAATGACGAGCTGAACAATGTGTTTTTGCGCCACCAGCGTTATGAGAAAACGCGCTCGCAAGGCCAGGGAGCTGGTGTTACCTCGCCGTCGGCGGTGCTGGGCGCAGCCATGGGCCTGCCCGGTGTGGGtgcagctggagcaggagccaCCACGGTGGCCACGCTACCACCGCCGCCCACAACTACCGCCGTGAGCAATACGCCGCAAAGTGACCAACTGCTAATCGATCTAATTGAAAGCAGCGAGGAAGCCCAACTGCCACAGAGCTTGGGAGGACTCAGCCTGGGCGCAGGAGCACCCATTGGGGTGCAGAGGGGGGCACGACCTGCCGATGAATTCGATATGCTGGCACAGTCGCGCACCGATGGAAACCA TAAATCGGACTTGCTAAGGGACATTCCCTCCGTGGACGCTGCTGCTGGGAGTGTGACTGCCACCGCCTCGCCTTATAAACCGCCGAATCAACCGCAACAGGCACAGCGCTCAGCCGGCGATCCGCCGGTGGTAAGTAAA CACATCGAGGGAATTGAGGAACTGACCAGCTCCGAGTTTGACAAATTCCTAGAGGAGCgagccgccgccgccgaaaATCTTCCAACGATCAGTGCATCGAACTCCGCCGCCAGTGCCACGACAGGATCGGCAGGAGCCGACAGCTTACGAAAGACACCAAAGAAACCGGGCGCCGAGGAGGATCTGCTCGCGCTCTGA